In the genome of Manis javanica isolate MJ-LG chromosome 17, MJ_LKY, whole genome shotgun sequence, one region contains:
- the RABAC1 gene encoding prenylated Rab acceptor protein 1: MAAEKDHQKDVEAEGLSATTLLPKLIPSGAGREWLERRRATIRPWGSFVDQRRFSRPRNLGELCQRLVRNVEFYQSNYVFVFLGLILYCVVTSPMLLVALAVFFGACYILYLRTLQSKFVLFGREVSPAHQYALAGGVSFPFFWLAGAGSAVFWVLGATLVVIGSHAAFHQIEAVDGEELQMEPV; this comes from the exons ATGGCGGCCGAGAAGGACCATCAGAAGGATGTCGAGGCGGAAGGGCTGAGCGCCAC gACCCTGCTGCCGAAACTGATCCCTTCCGGCGCCGGCCGTGAGTGGCTGGAGAGGCGCCGCGCGACCATCCGGCCTTGGGGCTCCTTCGTGGACCAGCGGCGCTTCTCGCGGCCTCGCAACCTCGGCGAGCTGTGCCAGCGCCTCGTACGCAATGTGGAGTTCTACCAGAGCAACTATGTGTTCGTGTTCCTGGGCCTCATCCTGtactgtgt GGTGACGTCCCCCATGCTGCTGGTGGCTCTGGCTGTCTTCTTCGGCGCCTGTTACATCCTCTATCTGCGCACGCTGCAGTCCAAGTTTGTGCTGTTTG GCCGAGAGGTGAGCCCAGCCCATCAGTACGCTCTGGCTGGGGGAgtctcctttcccttcttctgGCTGGCTGGTGCGGGCTCGGCCGTCTTCTGGGTCCTGG GAGCCACCCTTGTGGTCATTGGCTCGCATGCCGCCTTCCACCAGATCGAGGCTGTGGACGGGGAAGAACTGCAGATGGAGCCCGTGTAA
- the ATP1A3 gene encoding sodium/potassium-transporting ATPase subunit alpha-3 isoform X1, translating to MGVGAREGQDKKDDKGSPKKSKGTKDRRDLDDLKKEVAMTEHKMSVEEVCRKYNTDCVQGLTHSKAQEILARDGPNALTPPPTTPEWVKFCRQLFGGFSILLWIGAILCFLAYGIQAGTEDDPSGDNLYLGIVLAAVVIITGCFSYYQEAKSSKIMESFKNMVPQQALVIREGEKMQVNAEEVVVGDLVEIKGGDRVPADLRIISAHGCKVDNSSLTGESEPQTRSPDCTHDNPLETRNITFFSTNCVEGTARGVVVATGDRTVMGRIATLASGLEVGKTPIAVEIEHFIQLITGVAVFLGVSFFVLSLILGYTWLEAVIFLIGIIVANVPEGLLATVTVCLTLTAKRMARKNCLVKNLEAVETLGSTSTICSDKTGTLTQNRMTVAHMWFDNQIHEADTTEDQSGTSFDKSSHTWVALSHIAGLCNRAVFKGGQDNIPVLKRDVAGDASESALLKCIELSSGSVKLMRERNKKVAEIPFNSTNKYQLSIHETEDPNDNRYLLVMKGAPERILDRCSTILLQGKEQSLDEEMKEAFQNAYLELGGLGERVLGFCHYYLPEEQFPKGFAFDCDDVNFTTDNLCFVGLMSMIDPPRAAVPDAVGKCRSAGIKVIMVTGDHPITAKAIAKGVGIISEGNETVEDIAARLNIPVSQVNPRDAKACVIHGTDLKDFTSEQIDEILQNHTEIVFARTSPQQKLIIVEGCQRQGAIVAVTGDGVNDSPALKKADIGVAMGIAGSDVSKQAADMILLDDNFASIVTGVEEGRLIFDNLKKSIAYTLTSNIPEITPFLLFIMANIPLPLGTITILCIDLGTDMVPAISLAYEAAESDIMKRQPRNPRTDKLVNERLISMAYGQIGMIQALGGFFSYFVILAENGFLPSNLVGIRLNWDDRTVNDLEDSYGQQWTYEQRKVVEFTCHTAFFVSIVVVQWADLIICKTRRNSVFQQGMKNKILIFGLFEETALAAFLSYCPGMDVALRMYPLKPSWWFCAFPYSFLIFVYDEIRKLILRRNPGGWVEKETYY from the exons GACAAGAAAGATGACAAGGGCTCGCCCAAGAAGAGCAAGGGCACCAAGGACCGCCGGGACCTGGACGACCTCAAGAAGGAAGTGGCTATG ACAGAGCACAAGATGTCAGTGGAAGAGGTCTGCCGGAAGTACAACACAGACTGCGTGCAG GGTCTGACCCACAGCAAAGCCCAGGAGATCCTGGCCCGGGACGGGCCCAACGCACTCACGCCACCGCCTACCACCCCGGAGTGGGTCAAGTTCTGCCGACAGCTCTTTGGGGGGTTCTCAATCCTGCTGTGGATTGGGGCCATCCTGTGCTTCCTGGCCTATGGCATCCAGGCAGGCACTGAGGATGATCCTTCTGGCGACAAC CTGTACCTGGGCATTGTGCTGGCGGCCGTGGTCATCATCACCGGCTGCTTCTCCTACTACCAGGAGGCCAAGAGCTCCAAGATCATGGAGTCCTTCAAGAACATGGTTCCCCAG CAAGCCCTGGTGATCCGGGAAGGTGAGAAGATGCAGGTGAATGCTGAGGAGGTGGTGGTTGGAGATCTGGTGGAGATCAAGGGTGGAGACCGAGTCCCAGCTGATCTACGAATCATCTCAGCCCATGGCTGCAAG GTGGACAACTCCTCCCTTACCGGCGAATCAGAACCCCAGACCCGCTCTCCCGACTGTACACACGACAACCCCTTGGAGACACGGAACATCACCTTCTTTTCCACCAACTGTGTGGAAG GCACAGCCCGGGGCGTGGTGGTGGCCACGGGTGACCGCACTGTCATGGGCCGCATCGCCACCCTGGCTTCGGGGCTGGAGGTGGGCAAGACACCCATCGCCGTCGAGATCGAGCACTTCATCCAGCTCATCACTGGCGTGGCTGTCTTCCTGGGTGTCTCCTTCTTCGTCCTCTCCCTCATCCTCGGCTACACCTGGCTGGAGGCTGTCATCTTCCTCATCGGCATCATTGTGGCCAATGTCCCAGAGGGCCTGCTGGCCACTGTCACG GTGTGCCTGACGCTGACTGCCAAGCGCATGGCTCGGAAGAACTGCCTGGTGAAAAACCTGGAGGCTGTAGAGACCCTGGGCTCCACGTCCACCATCTGCTCTGACAAGACAGGGACCCTCACCCAGAACCGTATGACGGTTGCCCACATGTGGTTTGACAACCAGATCCATGAGGCAGACACCACCGAGGACCAGTCAG GGACCTCGTTCGacaagagctcacacacctgggTGGCCCTGTCCCACATCGCCGGACTCTGCAACCGTGCCGTCTTCAAGGGTGGTCAGGACAACATCCCTGTGCTCAAG agggaTGTGGCTGGGGATGCCTCCGAGTCTGCGCTGCTCAAGTGCATTGAGTTATCCTCCGGCTCCGTGAAGCTGATGCGCGAACGGAACAAGAAAGTAGCTGAAATTCCCTTCAACTCCACCAACAAATACCAG CTATCCATTCACGAGACAGAGGACCCCAATGACAACCGGTACCTGCTGGTGATGAAGGGCGCACCGGAGCGTATCCTGGACCGCTGCTCCACCATCCTGCTGCAGGGCAAGGAGCAGTCACTGGATGAGGAGATGAAGGAGGCCTTCCAGAATGCCTACCTTGAGCTTGGCGGCCTGGGCGAGCGTGTGCTTG GTTTCTGCCATTACTACCTGCCTGAGGAGCAGTTCCCCAAGGGCTTTGCCTTTGACTGTGACGATGTGAACTTCACCACGGACAACCTCTGCTTTGTGGGCCTCATGTCCATGATCGACCCTCCACGGGCAGCCGTCCCTGATGCCGTGGGCAAGTGCCGCAGTGCAGGCATCAAG GTCATCATGGTCACGGGCGACCACCCCATCACGGCAAAGGCCATTGCCAAGGGCGTGGGCATCATCTCTGAGGGCAATGAGACTGTGGAGGACATCGCTGCCCGGCTCAACATTCCCGTCAGCCAGGTCAACCCTCG GGATGCCAAGGCCTGTGTGATCCACGGCACCGACCTCAAGGACTTCACCTCTGAGCAAATCGACGAGATCCTGCAGAATCACACTGAGATCGTCTTCGCCCGCACATCTCCCCAGCAGAAGCTCATCATTGTGGAGGGCTGTCAGAGAcag GGAGCAATCGTGGCTGTGACTGGGGATGGTGTGAACGACTCACCTGCTCTGAAGAAGGCTGACATCGGGGTGGCCATGGGCATTGCCGGCTCTGACGTCTCTAAGCAGGCAGCTGACATGATTCTGCTAGACGACAACTTTGCCTCCATTGTGACGGGCGTGGAGGAGG GCCGCCTGATCTTTgacaacctgaagaagtccatcGCCTACACCCTGACCAGCAACATCCCTGAGATCACCCCCTTCCTGCTGTTCATCATGGCTAACATCCCGCTGCCCCTGGGCACCATCACTATCCTCTGTATAGACCTGGGCACTGATATG GTGCCCGCCATCTCATTGGCGTACGAGGCTGCTGAGAGCGACATCATGAAGAGACAGCCCAGGAATCCACGCACTGACAAGCTGGTCAATGAGAGGCTCATCAGCATGGCCTATGGGCAGATTG GAATGATCCAGGCTCTGGGTGGCTTCTTCTCCTACTTTGTGATCCTGGCAGAAAACGGCTTCCTGCCCAGCAACTTGGTGGGCATCCGGCTGAACTGGGACGACCGCACTGTCAATGACCTGGAGGACAGCTACGGGCAGCAGTGG ACCTATGAGCAGCGGAAGGTGGTGGAGTTCACATGCCACACAGCCTTCTTCGTGAGCATAGTCGTCGTCCAGTGGGCCGACCTGATCATCTGCAAGACCCGCAGGAACTCCGTCTTCCAGCAGGGCATGAA GAACAAGATCCTGATCTTCGGGTTGTTCGAGGAGACAGCCCTCgctgccttcctgtcctactgTCCCGGCATGGACGTGGCCCTCCGCATGTACCCTCTCAA GCCCAGCTGGTGGTTCTGTGCCTTCCcctacagtttcctcatcttcgTCTATGACGAAATCCGCAAACTCATCCTGCGCAGGAACCCCGGGG GTTGGGTGGAGAAGGAAACCTACTACTGA
- the ATP1A3 gene encoding sodium/potassium-transporting ATPase subunit alpha-3 isoform X2, translated as MGDKKDDKGSPKKSKGTKDRRDLDDLKKEVAMTEHKMSVEEVCRKYNTDCVQGLTHSKAQEILARDGPNALTPPPTTPEWVKFCRQLFGGFSILLWIGAILCFLAYGIQAGTEDDPSGDNLYLGIVLAAVVIITGCFSYYQEAKSSKIMESFKNMVPQQALVIREGEKMQVNAEEVVVGDLVEIKGGDRVPADLRIISAHGCKVDNSSLTGESEPQTRSPDCTHDNPLETRNITFFSTNCVEGTARGVVVATGDRTVMGRIATLASGLEVGKTPIAVEIEHFIQLITGVAVFLGVSFFVLSLILGYTWLEAVIFLIGIIVANVPEGLLATVTVCLTLTAKRMARKNCLVKNLEAVETLGSTSTICSDKTGTLTQNRMTVAHMWFDNQIHEADTTEDQSGTSFDKSSHTWVALSHIAGLCNRAVFKGGQDNIPVLKRDVAGDASESALLKCIELSSGSVKLMRERNKKVAEIPFNSTNKYQLSIHETEDPNDNRYLLVMKGAPERILDRCSTILLQGKEQSLDEEMKEAFQNAYLELGGLGERVLGFCHYYLPEEQFPKGFAFDCDDVNFTTDNLCFVGLMSMIDPPRAAVPDAVGKCRSAGIKVIMVTGDHPITAKAIAKGVGIISEGNETVEDIAARLNIPVSQVNPRDAKACVIHGTDLKDFTSEQIDEILQNHTEIVFARTSPQQKLIIVEGCQRQGAIVAVTGDGVNDSPALKKADIGVAMGIAGSDVSKQAADMILLDDNFASIVTGVEEGRLIFDNLKKSIAYTLTSNIPEITPFLLFIMANIPLPLGTITILCIDLGTDMVPAISLAYEAAESDIMKRQPRNPRTDKLVNERLISMAYGQIGMIQALGGFFSYFVILAENGFLPSNLVGIRLNWDDRTVNDLEDSYGQQWTYEQRKVVEFTCHTAFFVSIVVVQWADLIICKTRRNSVFQQGMKNKILIFGLFEETALAAFLSYCPGMDVALRMYPLKPSWWFCAFPYSFLIFVYDEIRKLILRRNPGGWVEKETYY; from the exons GACAAGAAAGATGACAAGGGCTCGCCCAAGAAGAGCAAGGGCACCAAGGACCGCCGGGACCTGGACGACCTCAAGAAGGAAGTGGCTATG ACAGAGCACAAGATGTCAGTGGAAGAGGTCTGCCGGAAGTACAACACAGACTGCGTGCAG GGTCTGACCCACAGCAAAGCCCAGGAGATCCTGGCCCGGGACGGGCCCAACGCACTCACGCCACCGCCTACCACCCCGGAGTGGGTCAAGTTCTGCCGACAGCTCTTTGGGGGGTTCTCAATCCTGCTGTGGATTGGGGCCATCCTGTGCTTCCTGGCCTATGGCATCCAGGCAGGCACTGAGGATGATCCTTCTGGCGACAAC CTGTACCTGGGCATTGTGCTGGCGGCCGTGGTCATCATCACCGGCTGCTTCTCCTACTACCAGGAGGCCAAGAGCTCCAAGATCATGGAGTCCTTCAAGAACATGGTTCCCCAG CAAGCCCTGGTGATCCGGGAAGGTGAGAAGATGCAGGTGAATGCTGAGGAGGTGGTGGTTGGAGATCTGGTGGAGATCAAGGGTGGAGACCGAGTCCCAGCTGATCTACGAATCATCTCAGCCCATGGCTGCAAG GTGGACAACTCCTCCCTTACCGGCGAATCAGAACCCCAGACCCGCTCTCCCGACTGTACACACGACAACCCCTTGGAGACACGGAACATCACCTTCTTTTCCACCAACTGTGTGGAAG GCACAGCCCGGGGCGTGGTGGTGGCCACGGGTGACCGCACTGTCATGGGCCGCATCGCCACCCTGGCTTCGGGGCTGGAGGTGGGCAAGACACCCATCGCCGTCGAGATCGAGCACTTCATCCAGCTCATCACTGGCGTGGCTGTCTTCCTGGGTGTCTCCTTCTTCGTCCTCTCCCTCATCCTCGGCTACACCTGGCTGGAGGCTGTCATCTTCCTCATCGGCATCATTGTGGCCAATGTCCCAGAGGGCCTGCTGGCCACTGTCACG GTGTGCCTGACGCTGACTGCCAAGCGCATGGCTCGGAAGAACTGCCTGGTGAAAAACCTGGAGGCTGTAGAGACCCTGGGCTCCACGTCCACCATCTGCTCTGACAAGACAGGGACCCTCACCCAGAACCGTATGACGGTTGCCCACATGTGGTTTGACAACCAGATCCATGAGGCAGACACCACCGAGGACCAGTCAG GGACCTCGTTCGacaagagctcacacacctgggTGGCCCTGTCCCACATCGCCGGACTCTGCAACCGTGCCGTCTTCAAGGGTGGTCAGGACAACATCCCTGTGCTCAAG agggaTGTGGCTGGGGATGCCTCCGAGTCTGCGCTGCTCAAGTGCATTGAGTTATCCTCCGGCTCCGTGAAGCTGATGCGCGAACGGAACAAGAAAGTAGCTGAAATTCCCTTCAACTCCACCAACAAATACCAG CTATCCATTCACGAGACAGAGGACCCCAATGACAACCGGTACCTGCTGGTGATGAAGGGCGCACCGGAGCGTATCCTGGACCGCTGCTCCACCATCCTGCTGCAGGGCAAGGAGCAGTCACTGGATGAGGAGATGAAGGAGGCCTTCCAGAATGCCTACCTTGAGCTTGGCGGCCTGGGCGAGCGTGTGCTTG GTTTCTGCCATTACTACCTGCCTGAGGAGCAGTTCCCCAAGGGCTTTGCCTTTGACTGTGACGATGTGAACTTCACCACGGACAACCTCTGCTTTGTGGGCCTCATGTCCATGATCGACCCTCCACGGGCAGCCGTCCCTGATGCCGTGGGCAAGTGCCGCAGTGCAGGCATCAAG GTCATCATGGTCACGGGCGACCACCCCATCACGGCAAAGGCCATTGCCAAGGGCGTGGGCATCATCTCTGAGGGCAATGAGACTGTGGAGGACATCGCTGCCCGGCTCAACATTCCCGTCAGCCAGGTCAACCCTCG GGATGCCAAGGCCTGTGTGATCCACGGCACCGACCTCAAGGACTTCACCTCTGAGCAAATCGACGAGATCCTGCAGAATCACACTGAGATCGTCTTCGCCCGCACATCTCCCCAGCAGAAGCTCATCATTGTGGAGGGCTGTCAGAGAcag GGAGCAATCGTGGCTGTGACTGGGGATGGTGTGAACGACTCACCTGCTCTGAAGAAGGCTGACATCGGGGTGGCCATGGGCATTGCCGGCTCTGACGTCTCTAAGCAGGCAGCTGACATGATTCTGCTAGACGACAACTTTGCCTCCATTGTGACGGGCGTGGAGGAGG GCCGCCTGATCTTTgacaacctgaagaagtccatcGCCTACACCCTGACCAGCAACATCCCTGAGATCACCCCCTTCCTGCTGTTCATCATGGCTAACATCCCGCTGCCCCTGGGCACCATCACTATCCTCTGTATAGACCTGGGCACTGATATG GTGCCCGCCATCTCATTGGCGTACGAGGCTGCTGAGAGCGACATCATGAAGAGACAGCCCAGGAATCCACGCACTGACAAGCTGGTCAATGAGAGGCTCATCAGCATGGCCTATGGGCAGATTG GAATGATCCAGGCTCTGGGTGGCTTCTTCTCCTACTTTGTGATCCTGGCAGAAAACGGCTTCCTGCCCAGCAACTTGGTGGGCATCCGGCTGAACTGGGACGACCGCACTGTCAATGACCTGGAGGACAGCTACGGGCAGCAGTGG ACCTATGAGCAGCGGAAGGTGGTGGAGTTCACATGCCACACAGCCTTCTTCGTGAGCATAGTCGTCGTCCAGTGGGCCGACCTGATCATCTGCAAGACCCGCAGGAACTCCGTCTTCCAGCAGGGCATGAA GAACAAGATCCTGATCTTCGGGTTGTTCGAGGAGACAGCCCTCgctgccttcctgtcctactgTCCCGGCATGGACGTGGCCCTCCGCATGTACCCTCTCAA GCCCAGCTGGTGGTTCTGTGCCTTCCcctacagtttcctcatcttcgTCTATGACGAAATCCGCAAACTCATCCTGCGCAGGAACCCCGGGG GTTGGGTGGAGAAGGAAACCTACTACTGA